Below is a genomic region from Methanococcus vannielii SB.
ATACTAATCCATTTGTGCTATAATTATTGTGTGCTATTTTCAATTTTTCGTGCTATATTACTTTATCAGTACTTAATATAAAAAATAATATCGTGCTATATTACTTTATCAGTACTTAATATAAAAAATAATAAAAAGAATAAATTAAAATATGAAAAATGATAAATGTATTTTGAGTATTTAGTGTAGGCAGATAAAGTTAGGCTAGTTTATCTGAACTATTTGGCTAATACTTGAGTTGGCTTGACTCTATGGGGTTAGATACGGAGGTGTCCGCCCCTTTGGGCATCATCCACAGTTATTTAGGCTATATTAATTAACTTTCCCGATTCAATATTCATAAGATACCCATCAATTGCGACATCTTTGGGTATTGCAGGATGTTCCTTTAGAAGTCCTACACCATCTATAACGTTTCTTTCTTCACAGTTCATTCTGCCAAGCCATGCTTCAAAATCGGGTGTGAAATTTGGGTTTGCCCCTCTTTCAACCATCTTTTTTCTTACATCTTCAAAACTTGCAGCGGCCATTCCACAGTCAGTATGTCCAATCACCATGATATTTTCAACACCTAAAAGGTATATTGCAACTACGAGAGAGCGAATTACATCTTCAGTTATGATGTTTCCTGCATTTTTTATTACTTTTGCGTCACCTTGTTCAATTCCAAGCTTTTTTGAAAGGAAATTTACAAGTCTGGTGTCCATACAGGTTACAATTGCAAGTTTTTTCTTAGGCTTTGCATTTTCTCCCAAAATATAACCTCCATGCAATATTAATTAGATTTTCGAACACCTATGCCATAAATTTTGGGCGCCCATAGATTTGGAATTCCAATTATTCCGAAGAATTTATAGTTTTTAGCTACTATTCCATATAGTTCAATCATGTCTCCTTTTTTAATCCCGTCTGGAACCGGCGATATAAGGTTAGAAAATATTTTGCCAGTTTCATCACTTACTCTGATGGTTGGTTTTGTAGATATACCATATATTACCTTGTCCAATTTTCCAACAATTTTCACCCGATTATTCAGACTTTCTTTTGTTATTTCAGATATTTTATACTCTTTTGAAACGTCTACATATTCAGGAAGTAATTCATCAGATATTTTTTTGTTCATATTTGAAATTTTAATTGGGATTAATGTAAGACCTAGTATGAACGGGATTGACATTAGAAGTATCCACAAATTTTTAGATACGTATACTGACCATGCTGTAAAAATTAAACATATTATGAGAGAAATAAATGCCGAAGGAGTAGTTTTTGCATGTCTTGTCAGTTCACTTATTAGTACATTTGAATACATTATAACACCAAAAAGATGAATTTCCCATCTTAGATTTTCTTACCGTATGCAAATTGGTATATCATTGATACAAAGAGTACAGCACCAATTATGTTTCCGATTGTTACTGGAATGATATTCCAAATCCACCAGTCGAGTACTGTTATATTTGCACCTAACATCATTCCTGCAGGAATAAAGTACATGTTTGCTACTGAGTGCTCAAACCCTGTCGCAACGAAACTCATTATTGGGAACCATATCATGAATACTTTTCCAAGAACGCTTGTTGAAGCCATTGAACCAATAACTGCAAGGTTAACTAGCCAGTTACATCCAATACCCTTAACGAGAGCTGAAAACCATCCAATAGCACCTCCTGCCATATAAGGTAAAACTTTAGCATTAGCAGTGCCAATTGCGGCCTGACCAAATGAATTTACTGTAAGCTGCCCTGTTGCAGCATCAATAGATTGTAATGGCCCAAATACCATCATCGCAGCGTATATTAACGAACCTATAAGGTTACCTATGTAAACACAAGTCCATACTTTTATCAGTTGTGCATAGGATGCTTTTTTCTGAAAAACAGCAACAGGTAACAACATCATGTCCCCCGTAACAAGCTCCATACCTGTAAGAATAATCATTATAAGGCCAACGGGGAACACTGCTGCTGCCATGAATTTACCAAATCCAAGACCCATTGCTTCACCGATACCAGTTCCAACAATAGTGGCAAGTCCACCTCCCATTGCAATGTACGCTCCACCCATTATTCCTCTTACAAGGAGCTGACTTGGGGATAAGCTTCCTTTTACCTGACCTACATTTCCTGCAATTTCCACCATTTTGTCTGGCGGGTTTATATCTACCATACGTATTACCTCCATGGAATGTTGTGGTCTTGTGGGGTACTAACCACACATATGTATATCTACTATATTATATTTATCGATTGAATTCATATAGTAAAGAATAAATACAGCATTATTGCTTGAAAAAACAGTAATAGTAAAGAATTAAGTCTTTTAAAAAATTAATCAAAAAACATTAACGGCATAATTTAAAAATAGCA
It encodes:
- a CDS encoding beta-class carbonic anhydrase, which codes for MGENAKPKKKLAIVTCMDTRLVNFLSKKLGIEQGDAKVIKNAGNIITEDVIRSLVVAIYLLGVENIMVIGHTDCGMAAASFEDVRKKMVERGANPNFTPDFEAWLGRMNCEERNVIDGVGLLKEHPAIPKDVAIDGYLMNIESGKLINIA
- a CDS encoding formate/nitrite transporter family protein; its protein translation is MVDINPPDKMVEIAGNVGQVKGSLSPSQLLVRGIMGGAYIAMGGGLATIVGTGIGEAMGLGFGKFMAAAVFPVGLIMIILTGMELVTGDMMLLPVAVFQKKASYAQLIKVWTCVYIGNLIGSLIYAAMMVFGPLQSIDAATGQLTVNSFGQAAIGTANAKVLPYMAGGAIGWFSALVKGIGCNWLVNLAVIGSMASTSVLGKVFMIWFPIMSFVATGFEHSVANMYFIPAGMMLGANITVLDWWIWNIIPVTIGNIIGAVLFVSMIYQFAYGKKI